In Spirosoma aureum, a single genomic region encodes these proteins:
- a CDS encoding T9SS type B sorting domain-containing protein has protein sequence MKHVLLISILLFFNTPFLLGQTSKQANVWYFGKNAGLDFNSGKPVPLTDGALSISEGCATICNENGNLLFYTDGRSIWNNRHSVMPNAVNLGGDESASQSGIIVPQPGNPNRYFVFSVDKEGGPLQYAIIDMTLNGGLGGIVSKNNGLLVKASEKITAIRHCNNIDFWVVMHEINNNTFRAYQLTKDGLSATFVASKVGSVQGDFTAAIGYLKASNNGRKIAVCSWSARRVELFNFDNANGILSNVITFQDAATRYAYGAEFSPNNQYLYVSSAESKIIHQFDANATSDASFASSRVEIGVATNATGAVRIGALQIAPDNLIYVALDGTKYLGVINKPDLKGTACNYVEQGIYLSNKNSQLGLPNLISSYIKEPLSVTATITKGANCNDITLSAKATSSAPSLVFQWFLDNKPINAANQSSFKPTQSGSYFVSVKEVGQCIIDSAKSALIPIVILDVNPKIVGRACGSVQLQANANSSLLWSGNGIPATKATQDTVTVSGTGTQIFKVRVFNPTDNTCYLEKEITVDFTNAATYSFGKNNISACDTVTLSSPTNANWNSYVWSLPGGTTVNSTKILVRQSGKYVITVKNTTSNCEAKDTVDVIIVIKPTIKPDEKLCLSANSITIDAGATGNNLTYEWSPGGARSSSLTVNNAGKYQVKVSTAEGCSATRSIEIGQTPLVDLGNSVTVCEGVPIELKPQITNLTPTTTYVWSTGETTPSISPQKSGLYTLSVYQSTCQATDSVSVIINPSPKIMADATICLEKTVEAGGLEDNLRYEWQDLGETKPVIEIQHEGIYKVKISNQFGCSKTRTLTVDGPCSAQIFAPTAFTPNRDGVNDIFKLIVVGGEAIKLDIYNRWGNPIYSEESPNPKWDGEYKGDVCPNNIYPYVFYYKTLKSDVVQKYSGTILINR, from the coding sequence ATGAAACACGTACTACTCATCTCAATACTGCTTTTTTTTAATACACCATTTCTATTGGGTCAAACTAGTAAACAAGCCAACGTATGGTATTTTGGAAAAAACGCTGGTCTTGATTTCAATTCCGGAAAGCCTGTTCCTCTGACAGATGGAGCATTGAGTATATCAGAAGGCTGTGCTACCATTTGTAATGAAAACGGCAATTTACTCTTCTATACCGATGGCCGTTCTATTTGGAATAACAGACATTCAGTCATGCCAAATGCTGTAAATCTAGGCGGTGATGAATCCGCTTCACAATCAGGCATAATTGTTCCACAACCTGGCAATCCTAATCGATATTTTGTTTTTTCAGTGGATAAAGAAGGAGGACCTCTTCAATATGCTATAATTGATATGACCCTGAACGGAGGCCTGGGAGGTATAGTTTCTAAGAATAATGGCCTGCTGGTAAAAGCATCCGAAAAAATTACGGCGATCAGGCACTGTAATAACATAGATTTCTGGGTTGTTATGCATGAAATTAACAATAATACATTTAGAGCCTATCAACTTACCAAAGATGGATTGAGTGCGACTTTTGTAGCAAGCAAAGTAGGCAGCGTTCAGGGTGATTTTACTGCAGCGATTGGTTATCTGAAAGCATCCAATAACGGACGGAAAATTGCCGTATGCAGTTGGTCGGCTCGAAGAGTAGAATTGTTTAATTTTGACAATGCGAATGGCATTTTATCAAACGTTATTACATTTCAGGATGCTGCAACGCGCTATGCTTATGGTGCCGAATTTTCTCCTAACAATCAATATTTATATGTTTCAAGTGCTGAATCGAAGATCATTCATCAATTTGACGCTAACGCCACTAGCGACGCAAGTTTTGCATCGTCGAGAGTCGAAATAGGTGTAGCTACCAATGCAACAGGAGCGGTCAGAATTGGAGCATTACAAATTGCGCCCGACAATTTAATTTATGTGGCTCTTGATGGTACGAAATATTTAGGCGTAATCAATAAACCTGATCTTAAAGGAACAGCCTGTAATTATGTTGAGCAGGGAATCTATCTCTCAAACAAGAATAGCCAGTTAGGATTACCCAATTTGATTAGTTCCTATATAAAAGAACCATTATCAGTTACAGCAACAATCACCAAAGGGGCCAATTGCAATGATATCACATTATCGGCAAAAGCCACTTCAAGCGCTCCCAGCCTGGTTTTTCAATGGTTTTTGGACAACAAACCAATAAATGCGGCTAATCAATCTTCGTTTAAGCCCACTCAATCCGGGAGCTATTTCGTTAGCGTGAAAGAAGTGGGACAGTGCATAATTGATTCAGCGAAATCGGCGTTAATACCCATTGTCATTTTAGACGTAAATCCGAAAATAGTAGGCAGAGCTTGTGGAAGTGTTCAACTTCAGGCAAATGCCAATTCATCCCTACTGTGGTCAGGAAACGGAATTCCCGCTACAAAAGCAACTCAGGATACAGTAACGGTGTCTGGTACGGGCACTCAAATTTTCAAAGTTAGAGTTTTCAATCCAACAGATAATACGTGCTATCTGGAAAAAGAAATTACCGTCGATTTTACAAACGCAGCTACATACAGTTTCGGCAAAAACAATATCTCCGCTTGTGATACGGTCACACTTTCCAGCCCAACAAACGCAAACTGGAACAGCTATGTTTGGTCATTACCTGGCGGAACAACTGTCAACTCAACTAAAATACTGGTTCGCCAGAGTGGAAAATATGTAATTACAGTCAAAAACACCACGTCAAATTGCGAAGCGAAGGACACTGTTGATGTCATTATCGTCATCAAACCAACGATAAAACCTGACGAGAAGCTTTGTTTATCTGCTAATTCAATAACCATTGACGCTGGTGCCACAGGAAACAATTTAACGTATGAATGGTCTCCGGGCGGAGCCAGAAGTAGTAGTTTGACAGTCAATAATGCTGGAAAATACCAGGTAAAAGTCAGTACGGCTGAAGGATGTTCGGCAACCCGAAGCATTGAGATAGGTCAAACACCACTCGTGGATTTGGGTAATTCCGTAACTGTATGTGAGGGCGTTCCGATTGAATTAAAGCCCCAAATAACCAACCTGACACCTACCACGACATACGTTTGGTCAACCGGCGAGACAACCCCTTCAATATCTCCCCAAAAATCAGGACTCTATACTTTGTCTGTCTACCAATCGACTTGTCAGGCTACTGATTCTGTTAGCGTTATCATAAATCCTTCGCCCAAGATAATGGCTGATGCGACAATTTGCCTGGAAAAAACGGTTGAAGCCGGTGGTTTAGAAGATAATTTACGTTACGAGTGGCAGGATCTGGGAGAAACGAAACCAGTTATTGAGATTCAACATGAAGGCATTTATAAGGTAAAAATCAGCAATCAGTTTGGGTGTTCAAAGACAAGAACCCTAACAGTCGATGGCCCTTGTTCGGCTCAAATTTTTGCCCCGACTGCATTTACACCTAATCGAGATGGTGTGAACGATATTTTCAAGCTGATTGTCGTCGGCGGAGAAGCTATAAAACTGGATATTTATAATCGCTGGGGTAATCCCATCTACAGCGAAGAAAGCCCAAATCCAAAATGGGATGGTGAATATAAAGGCGACGTTTGTCCTAATAATATTTATCCTTACGTCTTCTATTACAAGACATTGAAGAGTGATGTAGTCCAGAAATATAGTGGAACCATACTCATCAATCGATAA